A genomic segment from Nitrospirota bacterium encodes:
- a CDS encoding dTMP kinase has protein sequence MEGKFITFEGIEGCGKTTQAKLLVQYLEGKGYRVLMTREPGGTAISEAVREILLSTDFSNMHPHTEVLLYLASRAQHVNEVIRPALDDGKIIVCDRFSDSTFVYQSLVRGLDMHMIKSINRFATGKLSPHLTFVLDIDPEEGLRRARSRNQKNMREEDRIEKEAMDFHQRVREGYLKWAAENPDRLYVVRSDREKEEVHEEIVGLMEKTGKFQ, from the coding sequence ATGGAGGGGAAATTTATAACATTTGAAGGCATAGAAGGGTGCGGCAAGACGACCCAGGCAAAACTCCTGGTCCAATATCTCGAGGGAAAAGGATACCGTGTATTGATGACCAGAGAGCCGGGCGGCACAGCTATCAGCGAGGCTGTCCGGGAGATTCTGCTTTCCACTGATTTCAGCAATATGCATCCTCATACCGAAGTCCTTTTATATCTTGCAAGCAGGGCGCAGCATGTAAATGAAGTAATCAGACCCGCATTAGATGATGGTAAGATAATTGTTTGTGACAGATTCTCTGATTCCACCTTTGTTTATCAATCTCTCGTAAGAGGTTTAGACATGCACATGATCAAGTCTATTAACAGATTTGCAACTGGAAAACTCTCACCTCACTTAACCTTTGTGTTGGATATAGACCCTGAAGAAGGATTAAGGCGAGCAAGGTCACGAAATCAGAAGAATATGAGGGAAGAAGACAGGATTGAGAAGGAGGCCATGGATTTTCATCAGAGGGTAAGGGAAGGCTATCTCAAATGGGCCGCAGAAAATCCTGACCGGTTATATGTAGTCCGGTCAGACAGGGAAAAAGAAGAGGTGCATGAGGAAATAGTTGGACTGATGGAGAAGACAGGGAAATTTCAATAA
- a CDS encoding stage 0 sporulation protein, with translation MEENNNIETAPLKEGIKIVGIRSRDRGVIVHFDPQDIIARVGDYVVTEGEYGEEIGRVVSPPRYVLKVLNNKPLKKILRTAVSDDLQKLESHSKMEQEAFSYCNERISDRRLQMKLIDVEFSFNESRISFYFSADTRIDFRELVKDLAYKFNARIELRQVGIRDEARMISGFGTCGRPLCCATFLKEFTTVSIKMAREQGIVINPVKISGMCGRLMCCIAYEQGSKNDKR, from the coding sequence ATGGAAGAAAACAATAATATAGAAACAGCACCGTTGAAAGAAGGTATAAAGATAGTCGGTATCAGAAGCAGGGACCGTGGAGTTATAGTGCACTTTGATCCTCAGGATATTATCGCCCGTGTAGGTGACTATGTTGTTACAGAAGGAGAATATGGAGAAGAGATTGGACGCGTAGTGTCGCCGCCAAGATATGTCCTGAAAGTGCTCAACAATAAACCACTCAAAAAGATATTACGTACGGCTGTCAGTGATGACTTACAAAAACTTGAATCCCATTCAAAGATGGAACAGGAGGCCTTTTCATACTGTAATGAGCGCATATCGGACAGAAGACTCCAGATGAAACTGATAGACGTTGAATTTTCATTCAATGAAAGCAGGATATCTTTCTACTTTTCTGCTGACACACGAATAGACTTCAGGGAACTGGTTAAGGATCTTGCTTATAAATTCAATGCACGCATTGAATTAAGACAGGTAGGGATCAGGGATGAGGCAAGGATGATAAGCGGTTTTGGCACATGCGGACGCCCTTTGTGCTGCGCTACATTCCTGAAAGAATTCACCACTGTATCTATAAAAATGGCAAGGGAGCAGGGCATCGTGATCAATCCCGTCAAGATATCCGGGATGTGTGGAAGGCTTATGTGCTGTATCGCCTATGAACAGGGAAGCAAGAATGACAAAAGGTAA
- the holB gene encoding DNA polymerase III subunit delta', giving the protein MGFKEIRGQERAINILKRAIATDHAAHAYIFHGPEGVGKKLAAMTFAMAMNCTEDKGDACGQCISCRKISSGIHPDFTLLDQDSGDIKIAAIRDLINGMVYKPLEAKKRVIIVNGAERFNLSSSNAFLKTLEEPPANTVIILISSSPDMLLQTILSRCQKISFSQIPPDIIAGILMDKMGIEEVQADFVSCMSDGSPGKAISLASEDIQQIRLHILNGIFTTNRESRGAVFELSEKYSKDDDSFYNVLFWIITCLRDMLILKENGDSGLIINKDVSRILTDLKNRMSLERLLDIMGMVKSVYKGQERNMNRQLALDVLGNKIADGISV; this is encoded by the coding sequence ATGGGTTTTAAAGAGATCAGAGGCCAGGAAAGGGCAATAAATATACTTAAACGGGCAATAGCAACTGACCATGCAGCTCATGCGTACATCTTCCATGGACCGGAGGGTGTTGGCAAGAAGCTTGCGGCAATGACTTTTGCAATGGCAATGAATTGTACTGAAGACAAAGGCGATGCCTGCGGTCAATGTATTTCATGCAGAAAGATCTCATCAGGGATACATCCTGACTTTACATTACTTGACCAGGATAGCGGCGATATCAAGATCGCTGCAATAAGGGATTTAATAAACGGGATGGTATATAAACCACTCGAGGCAAAAAAACGGGTGATAATAGTGAATGGGGCTGAAAGATTTAACCTCTCTTCATCCAATGCCTTTCTTAAGACCCTTGAAGAACCGCCTGCAAACACAGTTATAATCCTCATAAGTTCAAGCCCTGACATGTTACTTCAAACCATCCTGTCAAGATGTCAGAAGATCTCGTTCAGTCAAATTCCTCCTGACATTATTGCCGGCATTTTAATGGATAAGATGGGTATTGAAGAAGTACAGGCTGATTTTGTTTCCTGCATGTCAGATGGAAGTCCCGGCAAGGCAATATCCTTAGCATCAGAAGATATCCAGCAGATACGGCTTCACATTTTAAACGGGATATTCACAACGAACAGGGAAAGCAGAGGTGCCGTATTTGAGTTATCAGAAAAATATTCAAAAGACGACGACTCCTTTTACAATGTCCTCTTTTGGATCATAACCTGCCTGAGAGACATGCTCATATTGAAGGAAAATGGAGACTCCGGCCTCATCATCAACAAAGACGTGAGCAGAATCCTGACGGATTTAAAAAACAGGATGAGCCTGGAGAGGCTGCTTGATATAATGGGAATGGTAAAGTCCGTTTATAAGGGACAGGAGAGGAATATGAACAGACAACTTGCCCTGGATGTGCTGGGCAATAAAATTGCTGACGGAATATCCGTATAA
- a CDS encoding DUF502 domain-containing protein: protein MKGQLKRYFITGLLVITPIWGTYLVLSTLLRFLEGFLGDSLKGIGKYYIPGMGIITLVILIFLVGVLTTNFIGKKVMNLSERAMNRVPLVRSIYTVFKHIVDTLSLQGKEHFNRVVIVEFPRDGVYSLGFITGVTRGEVQNLTTETVVNVFIPTTPNPTTGYFIFVPENKVTPLSMGVEDAMKMLISGGLYTPPHLKDAKQHKGPEGFSSTKAGDSKEAGVKV, encoded by the coding sequence ATGAAAGGTCAACTAAAGAGATATTTCATCACCGGTCTTTTAGTCATTACACCTATCTGGGGTACGTATCTCGTATTATCAACGCTCCTCAGATTCCTTGAAGGCTTTCTCGGCGACTCCCTCAAAGGGATTGGTAAGTACTATATCCCGGGAATGGGGATTATAACGCTCGTTATCCTGATCTTTCTGGTCGGGGTGCTGACAACCAATTTTATCGGGAAAAAGGTGATGAACCTGTCGGAGCGGGCGATGAACAGGGTACCGCTGGTCAGGAGCATTTATACTGTATTCAAGCATATTGTTGACACCTTATCGCTTCAGGGGAAGGAGCATTTTAACCGCGTTGTCATTGTAGAATTTCCGAGGGATGGTGTCTATTCCCTGGGTTTTATCACAGGTGTGACCCGCGGTGAAGTCCAGAATTTAACTACGGAGACTGTGGTTAATGTCTTTATTCCTACTACACCTAATCCAACAACAGGATATTTTATATTTGTACCTGAAAACAAGGTAACACCGCTTAGCATGGGTGTGGAGGATGCGATGAAGATGCTGATCTCAGGTGGGCTTTACACGCCTCCTCACCTGAAAGACGCGAAACAGCACAAGGGACCGGAGGGATTTTCTTCAACAAAGGCAGGGGATTCCAAAGAGGCCGGGGTTAAGGTCTGA